The Ovis aries strain OAR_USU_Benz2616 breed Rambouillet chromosome 11, ARS-UI_Ramb_v3.0, whole genome shotgun sequence genome window below encodes:
- the KCNJ16 gene encoding inward rectifier potassium channel 16: protein MSYYGSSYPIVSVDPKRPGYAPEHLLAKKRRARRRLLHKDGSCNVYFRHISGEWGSYVADIFTTLVDTKWRHMFVIFSLSYVLSWLTFGLVFWLIAFQHGDLQDGGPDAAPCVDNVRSFTAAFLFSLETQTTIGYGYRCVTEECPLAVLAVILQSVLSCVINTFIIGAALAKMATARKRAQTIRFSSFALVGMRDGRLCLMWRIGDFRPNHVVEGTVRAQLLRYAEDGEGRVTMLFKDLRLLNDQIILVTPVTVVHEIDRDSPLYALDRKAVARDNFEILVTFIYTGDSTGTSHQSRSSYVPREILWGHRFHDVLEVKRKYYKVNCLQFEGSAEVYAPFCSAKQLDWKDQQLHGVEKAPPARASAPPDAKVRRRSFSAVAIVSSSENPEETTPSAPEECKEAPYQKALLTLNRISVESQM from the coding sequence ATGAGCTACTACGGCAGCAGCTACCCCATCGTCAGCGTGGACCCCAAGCGCCCGGGGTACGCCCCGGAGCACCTTCTGGCCAAGAAGCGCAGAGCGAGGAGGCGCCTGCTGCACAAGGACGGCAGCTGCAACGTGTACTTCAGGCACATTTCCGGGGAGTGGGGCAGCTACGTGGCGGACATCTTCACCACGCTCGTGGACACCAAGTGGCGCCACATGTTCGTGATCTTCTCGCTGTCCTACGTCCTCTCCTGGCTGACCTTCGGCCTGGTCTTCTGGCTCATAGCCTTCCAGCACGGCGACCTGCAGGACGGCGGCCCGGACGCCGCACCCTGCGTGGACAACGTCCGCTCCTTCACCGCGGCGTTCCTCTTCTCCCTGGAGACCCAGACCACCATCGGCTACGGCTACCGCTGCGTCACCGAGGAGTGCCCGCTGGCCGTGCTCGCGGTCATCCTGCAGTCCGTGCTGAGCTGCGTCATCAACACCTTCATCATCGGCGCGGCCCTGGCCAAGATGGCCACGGCCCGGAAGCGGGCGCAGACCATCCGGTTCAGCTCCTTCGCGCTGGTGGGCATGCGCGACGGCAGGCTCTGCCTCATGTGGCGCATCGGGGACTTCCGCCCCAACCACGTGGTGGAGGGCACGGTGCGCGCGCAGCTGCTGCGCTACGCGGAGGACGGCGAGGGCCGCGTGACCATGCTCTTCAAGGACCTGCGGCTGCTCAACGACCAGATCATCCTCGTCACCCCCGTGACCGTCGTGCACGAGATCGACCGCGACAGCCCCCTCTACGCGCTCGACCGGAAGGCCGTGGCCAGGGACAACTTTGAGATCCTGGTGACGTTCATCTACACCGGGGACTCCACCGGGACGTCCCACCAGTCCCGGAGCTCGTACGTCCCCCGGGAAATCCTCTGGGGCCACAGGTTTCACGACGTCCTGGAAGTGAAGCGGAAGTACTACAAAGTGAACTGCCTGCAGTTCGAGGGCAGCGCGGAGGTCTACGCCCCCTTCTGCAGCGCCAAGCAGCTCGACTGGAAAGACCAGCAGCTCCACGGCGTGGAGAAGGCCCCGCCCGCGCGAGCATCTGCCCCGCCCGACGCCAAGGTCAGAAGAAGGTCGTTCAGCGCCGTGGCCATTGTCAGCAGCTCGGAAAACCCAGAGGAGACCACCCCCTCTGCCCCCGAGGAATGTAAGGAAGCCCCGTACCAGAAGGCCCTGCTGACTTTAAATAGGATTTCCGTGGAATCCCAAATGTAG